The following proteins are co-located in the Apium graveolens cultivar Ventura chromosome 5, ASM990537v1, whole genome shotgun sequence genome:
- the LOC141660236 gene encoding uncharacterized protein LOC141660236, with protein sequence MYVDEDLDQGELSEGKCYRDKATLLLAVKRAHIATDHTPEIPIKTIIPLINNEHNHIVGYKKAWRGKQIAIEEVYGSWATTYQALPMFLAAIKKINHGTIVEIDAVPHAQEWGTSVCKRNFWCLKAMMDGWKHARPVISIDGTFLKGRYRGKLLVVMGVDSKNHPFPLCYGLVDEETYENWSWFLQRIPRHVYRQKTGVCIISDRAASILSAVRDPQNGFAEPLGIHRFCLLHV encoded by the exons ATGTATGTTGATGAAGACCTCGATCAGGGGGAGCTGAGTGAAGGAAAGTGTTACCGTGACAAAGCAACCCTGTTGTTGGCAGTCAAGCGTGCTCATATTGCCACTGATC ATACACCAGAAATCCCCATTAAAACTATTATCCCGCTTATCAACAACGAACACAACCATATAGTGGGGTACAAGAAAGCATGGCGAGGCAAACAAATAGCCATTGAGGAAGTCTATGGAAGTTGGGCTACAACATATCAAGCTCTTCCCATGTTTCTTGCAGCCATCAAGAAGATAAATCATGGAACCATTGTTGAGATCGATGCCGTGCCTCATGCTCAGGAATGGGGCACGTCCGTTTGCAAGCGAAACTTTTGGTGTTTGAAGGCAATGATGGACGGGTGGAAACATGCACGTCCTGTGATTTCAATAGACGGAACTTTCTTGAAGGGAAGATATAGGGGAAAGCTGCTTGTTGTCATGGGTGTAGATTCAAAAAACCACCCTTTTCCTCTTTGCTATGGTTTGGTTGATGAGGAGACGTACGAGAACTGGTCTTGGTTTCTGCAACGTATTCCGAGACATGTATATCGCCAAAAGACCGGCGTGTGCATCATCTCTGATCGAGCAGCTAGTATTCTTTCTGCAGTTAGAGACCCTCAAAATGGATTTGCTGAGCCATTAGGCATCCATAGGTTTTGTCTACTGCATGTCTGA